In one Apostichopus japonicus isolate 1M-3 chromosome 18, ASM3797524v1, whole genome shotgun sequence genomic region, the following are encoded:
- the LOC139958858 gene encoding uncharacterized protein isoform X3: protein MKEMVGGCCVCGDERGWTENPLVYCDGHGCNVAVHQACYGIVSVPTGPWYCRKCESQERAARVRCELCPQKEGALKRTDNGGWAHVVCALYIPEVRFGNVTSMEPIQLSIVPHDRYNKVCFLCETKGRESKATTGACMTCNRNGCKQSFHVTCAQSEGLLCEESGHYTDNVKYTGYCTHHYQKLRKDRDIKTIPPFRPLGSNYSTPEKDTSVEKISKTDKVRTKAEKRPNMQALTPPVVTPTVEPPRDEASPEDEEKVIPEEEEMEEEEMEDEEEEEEEKEEDKEGSGKDMASNSSSSHSSKFTNANFKETIITAAVGGGNNSGGEGSLLSKLRKTSGKEKRGTKGVPKGTSDSAADSPKSVDSPKSIGDAEVGEMVAPKHAPSPSLEVDSRATPEQQTVERPKRMSSRETSRTSTPTPSSRTPTPSSRTPTPASNMPVVLTANLTVKDLPTASHNSSVSIDVENVTDNERVTTPVGSLGNKDPDVASVNADADTGSKTDATEIIMHPESPDVPMPELKIDKHERRKHKKQGKASRGRRKTRDPDDAPSKKKRRRSSGQGRGYGAMSCAVGHYGVSAQMYGMSPEESAIQDVFNTAGQSGRLSGPPRPSQCRPFSDKKNDNPTTMEALLEKQWDQSADFLMNQASSSSHLDIASLLSCLHQIREENLRLEQHISALLQRRDHLVTVNTRLAHPLTHNAMHNAQLGMAAGGDANARSRSPRYNNVLHSQSNDLSSSHSSLNQSGHSVHSHQSLNQSFNSNYASPPSNHHPQGHTPSPHNLARNHAASPSTSSSSNLYHAHFASSTNQNHSSGAVTTHQNATGPQQGKNTSPSFANSVMQPSGHGPHPGGVKGTDRSSGGGSYRQYVGAAHTGGDLHGVKASHMTSEQHHRLFSQNKQGTGQNSATGQSSLHSHGSGHVGGGRAVQGSSQGRKTPSHGRSTTPRAGGGDKGGAASAVPKSESEARADLTRQVSVAQSMQNQTVIPLTVLTSHQLPGATIMPPNMTPQQHHVYQMMLPHASHGEMNKAKTMVSHSEGGQGQQQARNKSPRGEKKQNGTDKS, encoded by the exons ATGAAGGAAATGGTTGGTGGATGTTGCGTTTGTGGTGATGAGCGTGGTTGGACAGAAAATCCACTAGTATATTGCGACGGTCACGGGTGTAATGTTGCAGTACACCAAG CATGTTATGGAATAGTCTCGGTTCCAACTGGACCATGGTACTGTAGGAAGTGTGAATCACAGGAAAGAGCAGCAAGAGTG AGGTGTGAGTTGTGTCCTCAGAAGGAAGGTGCCCTTAAGAGAACAGATAATGGAG gATGGGCTCACGTTGTGTGCGCCCTCTATATCCCAGAAGTTCGTTTTGGAAATGTTACATCCATGGAACCAATCCAACTGTCGATAGTTCCTCATGACAGATATAACAAA GTGTGCTTCCTCTGCGAAACCAAAGGTCGGGAGAGTAAAGCTACTACAGGTGCATGTATGACTTGTAACAGGAATGGCTGCAAGCAATCCTTTCATGTCACATG TGCTCAGTCGGAAGGTTTACTGTGTGAAGAATCTGGACACTACACAGATAATGTGAAATATACAGGATACTGTACTCACCACTACCAAAAACTG AGGAAAGATCGGGATATCAAGACGATTCCTCCATTCCGTCCCCTCGGTAGTAACTACAGCACGCCGGAAAAGGATACAAGTGTGGAGAAAATATCAAAAACTGATAAAGTGAGAACTAAAGCCGAAAAGCGACCAAACATGCAAGCCTTAACACCACCGGTGGTAACCCCCACGGTGGAACCTCCCCGGGACGAGGCTTCTCCCGAGGATGAGGAGAAAGTCATCCcggaggaggaggagatggaggaggaggagatggaggacgaggaggaggaggaggaggagaaagagGAGGATAAAGAAGGGAGTGGTAAAGATATGGCATCAAACTCATCTTCATCTCATTCAAGTAAATTTACAAATGCCAACTTTAAGGAGACTATCATCACAGCAGCAGTCGGTGGTGGTAATAACTCTGGTGGGGAGGGATCTCTTCTCTCAAAGTTACGGAAAACGTCAGGGAAGGAGAAGAGGGGCACCAAAGGGGTTCCCAAGGGGACCTCGGACAGTGCGGCAGACAGTCCAAAGTCTGTCGATAGTCCTAAGTCTATCGGAGATGCGGAGGTCGGCGAGATGGTCGCACCGAAGCACGCCCCCTCGCCGTCCTTGGAGGTAGACAGTAGGGCCACGCCCGAACAACAGACTGTCGAGAGACCAAAGAGAATGTCTTCTAGGGAAACGTCAAGGACTTCCACCCCTACCCCTTCCTCAAGGACTCCCACCCCTTCATCAAGGACTCCTACCCCGGCATCCAACATGCCGGTGGTACTCACAGCTAATCTAACGGTGAAAGATCTTCCAACGGCCTCGCACAACTCGTCCGTATCGATCGACGTGGAGAACGTCACTGACAACGAGAGGGTCACCACGCCGGTCGGCAGCCTCGGCAACAAGGACCCGGACGTGGCCTCTGTAAACGCGGACGCGGACACCGGAAGCAAGACGGATGCAACGGAGATAATCATGCATCCGGAATCGCCGGACGTACCCATGCCGGAGTTGAAAATCGATAAGCACGAGAGACGGAAGCACAAAAAGCAGGGAAAGGCGTCGAGAGGGAGGAGAAAGACGCGGGATCCGGACGACGCACCGTCCAAGAAGAAGAGGAGGCGATCTAGCGGTCAAGGGCGAGGGTACGGAGCCATGAGCTGCGCCGTCGGTCACTACGGCGTGTCAGCTCAGATGTATGGGATGAGCCCCG AGGAGAGTGCCATACAAGATGTCTTCAACACCGCTGGTCAGAGTGGACGTCTCTCCGGACCTCCAAGACCCAGCCAGTGTCGTCCATTctcagacaaaaaaaatga TAACCCTACCACGATGGAGGCTCTCCTTGAGAAGCAATGGGACCAAAGTGCTGATTTCTTAATGAACCAGGCATCCTCTTCCTCCCACCTCGACA TCGCTTCTCTCCTTTCCTGCCTCCATCAAATCCGAGAGGAGAATCTTCGGTTGGAGCAGCACATCAGTGCCCTCCTACAGAGGAGGGACCACCTGGTTACCGTCAACACCCGTCTGGCGCATCCCCTGACCCATAATGCAATGCATAACGCTCAGCTCGGCATGGCTGCGGGTGGCGATGCCAACGCGAGGAGTCGGAGTCCAAGATACAATAATGTGTTACATTCGCAGAGTAAT GATTTGAGCAGCAGTCACAGCAGCTTAAACCAGTCAGGACACTCTGTTCATTCGCACCAGTCCCTCAACCAGTCTTTCAATTCCAACTACGCCTCTCCCCCCTCGAATCACCACCCACAGGGACATACCCCATCCCCCCACAACCTTGCCAGAAACCATGCTGCAAGTCCATCTacctcatcatcatcaaattTATACCACGCCCACTTTGCCTCCTCGACCAATCAAAATCATTCCTCCGGAGCTGTGACGACTCACCAGAATGCCACGGGACCTCAACAGGGCAAGAATACGTCACCATCCTTTGCCAACTCAGTGATGCAACCATCTGGCCATGGGCCCCATCCTGGCGGAGTGAAGGGGACGGATAGGTCCTCGGGAGGTGGTAGCTATCGGCAGTACGTAGGAGCCGCCCATACGGGTGGTGACTTGCACGGTGTGAAGGCATCGCATATGACGTCTGAACAACATCATCGGTTATTCAGCCAGAACAAACAAGGAACAG GTCAGAACAGTGCAACAGGTCAGTCATCCTTGCATTCTCATGGCAGTGGTCACGTGGGGGGTGGTCGAGCTGTGCAGGGGTCCTCACAGGGTAGGAAAACCCCCTCCCACGGACGTTCAACCACCCCTCGCGCAGGAGGAGGAGACAAGGGGGGAGCAGCATCAGCAGTACCAAAAAG TGAGAGTGAGGCACGAGCAGATCTGACGAGACAAGTCTCCGTGGCCCAATCTATGCAAAACCAAACAGTGATTCCACTAACGGTGCTCACCTCCCACCAATTACCAGGGGCAACCATAATGCCACCGAATATGACCCCA CAGCAACATCATGTTTATCAAATGATGCTCCCGCATGCAAGCCACGGAGAAATGAATAAAGCTAAGACAATGGTAAGTCATTCTGAAGGAGGTCAAGGTCAGCAGCAAGCCAGAAACAAG AGTCCACGAGGTGAAAAGAAGCAAAATGGCACAGACAAGAGCTAA
- the LOC139958858 gene encoding uncharacterized protein isoform X2, producing the protein MKEMVGGCCVCGDERGWTENPLVYCDGHGCNVAVHQACYGIVSVPTGPWYCRKCESQERAARVRCELCPQKEGALKRTDNGGWAHVVCALYIPEVRFGNVTSMEPIQLSIVPHDRYNKVCFLCETKGRESKATTGACMTCNRNGCKQSFHVTCAQSEGLLCEESGHYTDNVKYTGYCTHHYQKLESSYFFRSQRKDRDIKTIPPFRPLGSNYSTPEKDTSVEKISKTDKVRTKAEKRPNMQALTPPVVTPTVEPPRDEASPEDEEKVIPEEEEMEEEEMEDEEEEEEEKEEDKEGSGKDMASNSSSSHSSKFTNANFKETIITAAVGGGNNSGGEGSLLSKLRKTSGKEKRGTKGVPKGTSDSAADSPKSVDSPKSIGDAEVGEMVAPKHAPSPSLEVDSRATPEQQTVERPKRMSSRETSRTSTPTPSSRTPTPSSRTPTPASNMPVVLTANLTVKDLPTASHNSSVSIDVENVTDNERVTTPVGSLGNKDPDVASVNADADTGSKTDATEIIMHPESPDVPMPELKIDKHERRKHKKQGKASRGRRKTRDPDDAPSKKKRRRSSGQGRGYGAMSCAVGHYGVSAQMYGMSPEESAIQDVFNTAGQSGRLSGPPRPSQCRPFSDKKNDNPTTMEALLEKQWDQSADFLMNQASSSSHLDIASLLSCLHQIREENLRLEQHISALLQRRDHLVTVNTRLAHPLTHNAMHNAQLGMAAGGDANARSRSPRYNNVLHSQSNDLSSSHSSLNQSGHSVHSHQSLNQSFNSNYASPPSNHHPQGHTPSPHNLARNHAASPSTSSSSNLYHAHFASSTNQNHSSGAVTTHQNATGPQQGKNTSPSFANSVMQPSGHGPHPGGVKGTDRSSGGGSYRQYVGAAHTGGDLHGVKASHMTSEQHHRLFSQNKQGTGQNSATGQSSLHSHGSGHVGGGRAVQGSSQGRKTPSHGRSTTPRAGGGDKGGAASAVPKSESEARADLTRQVSVAQSMQNQTVIPLTVLTSHQLPGATIMPPNMTPQHHVYQMMLPHASHGEMNKAKTMVSHSEGGQGQQQARNKSPRGEKKQNGTDKS; encoded by the exons ATGAAGGAAATGGTTGGTGGATGTTGCGTTTGTGGTGATGAGCGTGGTTGGACAGAAAATCCACTAGTATATTGCGACGGTCACGGGTGTAATGTTGCAGTACACCAAG CATGTTATGGAATAGTCTCGGTTCCAACTGGACCATGGTACTGTAGGAAGTGTGAATCACAGGAAAGAGCAGCAAGAGTG AGGTGTGAGTTGTGTCCTCAGAAGGAAGGTGCCCTTAAGAGAACAGATAATGGAG gATGGGCTCACGTTGTGTGCGCCCTCTATATCCCAGAAGTTCGTTTTGGAAATGTTACATCCATGGAACCAATCCAACTGTCGATAGTTCCTCATGACAGATATAACAAA GTGTGCTTCCTCTGCGAAACCAAAGGTCGGGAGAGTAAAGCTACTACAGGTGCATGTATGACTTGTAACAGGAATGGCTGCAAGCAATCCTTTCATGTCACATG TGCTCAGTCGGAAGGTTTACTGTGTGAAGAATCTGGACACTACACAGATAATGTGAAATATACAGGATACTGTACTCACCACTACCAAAAACTG GAATCCTCTTATTTCTTTCGCTCCCAGAGGAAAGATCGGGATATCAAGACGATTCCTCCATTCCGTCCCCTCGGTAGTAACTACAGCACGCCGGAAAAGGATACAAGTGTGGAGAAAATATCAAAAACTGATAAAGTGAGAACTAAAGCCGAAAAGCGACCAAACATGCAAGCCTTAACACCACCGGTGGTAACCCCCACGGTGGAACCTCCCCGGGACGAGGCTTCTCCCGAGGATGAGGAGAAAGTCATCCcggaggaggaggagatggaggaggaggagatggaggacgaggaggaggaggaggaggagaaagagGAGGATAAAGAAGGGAGTGGTAAAGATATGGCATCAAACTCATCTTCATCTCATTCAAGTAAATTTACAAATGCCAACTTTAAGGAGACTATCATCACAGCAGCAGTCGGTGGTGGTAATAACTCTGGTGGGGAGGGATCTCTTCTCTCAAAGTTACGGAAAACGTCAGGGAAGGAGAAGAGGGGCACCAAAGGGGTTCCCAAGGGGACCTCGGACAGTGCGGCAGACAGTCCAAAGTCTGTCGATAGTCCTAAGTCTATCGGAGATGCGGAGGTCGGCGAGATGGTCGCACCGAAGCACGCCCCCTCGCCGTCCTTGGAGGTAGACAGTAGGGCCACGCCCGAACAACAGACTGTCGAGAGACCAAAGAGAATGTCTTCTAGGGAAACGTCAAGGACTTCCACCCCTACCCCTTCCTCAAGGACTCCCACCCCTTCATCAAGGACTCCTACCCCGGCATCCAACATGCCGGTGGTACTCACAGCTAATCTAACGGTGAAAGATCTTCCAACGGCCTCGCACAACTCGTCCGTATCGATCGACGTGGAGAACGTCACTGACAACGAGAGGGTCACCACGCCGGTCGGCAGCCTCGGCAACAAGGACCCGGACGTGGCCTCTGTAAACGCGGACGCGGACACCGGAAGCAAGACGGATGCAACGGAGATAATCATGCATCCGGAATCGCCGGACGTACCCATGCCGGAGTTGAAAATCGATAAGCACGAGAGACGGAAGCACAAAAAGCAGGGAAAGGCGTCGAGAGGGAGGAGAAAGACGCGGGATCCGGACGACGCACCGTCCAAGAAGAAGAGGAGGCGATCTAGCGGTCAAGGGCGAGGGTACGGAGCCATGAGCTGCGCCGTCGGTCACTACGGCGTGTCAGCTCAGATGTATGGGATGAGCCCCG AGGAGAGTGCCATACAAGATGTCTTCAACACCGCTGGTCAGAGTGGACGTCTCTCCGGACCTCCAAGACCCAGCCAGTGTCGTCCATTctcagacaaaaaaaatga TAACCCTACCACGATGGAGGCTCTCCTTGAGAAGCAATGGGACCAAAGTGCTGATTTCTTAATGAACCAGGCATCCTCTTCCTCCCACCTCGACA TCGCTTCTCTCCTTTCCTGCCTCCATCAAATCCGAGAGGAGAATCTTCGGTTGGAGCAGCACATCAGTGCCCTCCTACAGAGGAGGGACCACCTGGTTACCGTCAACACCCGTCTGGCGCATCCCCTGACCCATAATGCAATGCATAACGCTCAGCTCGGCATGGCTGCGGGTGGCGATGCCAACGCGAGGAGTCGGAGTCCAAGATACAATAATGTGTTACATTCGCAGAGTAAT GATTTGAGCAGCAGTCACAGCAGCTTAAACCAGTCAGGACACTCTGTTCATTCGCACCAGTCCCTCAACCAGTCTTTCAATTCCAACTACGCCTCTCCCCCCTCGAATCACCACCCACAGGGACATACCCCATCCCCCCACAACCTTGCCAGAAACCATGCTGCAAGTCCATCTacctcatcatcatcaaattTATACCACGCCCACTTTGCCTCCTCGACCAATCAAAATCATTCCTCCGGAGCTGTGACGACTCACCAGAATGCCACGGGACCTCAACAGGGCAAGAATACGTCACCATCCTTTGCCAACTCAGTGATGCAACCATCTGGCCATGGGCCCCATCCTGGCGGAGTGAAGGGGACGGATAGGTCCTCGGGAGGTGGTAGCTATCGGCAGTACGTAGGAGCCGCCCATACGGGTGGTGACTTGCACGGTGTGAAGGCATCGCATATGACGTCTGAACAACATCATCGGTTATTCAGCCAGAACAAACAAGGAACAG GTCAGAACAGTGCAACAGGTCAGTCATCCTTGCATTCTCATGGCAGTGGTCACGTGGGGGGTGGTCGAGCTGTGCAGGGGTCCTCACAGGGTAGGAAAACCCCCTCCCACGGACGTTCAACCACCCCTCGCGCAGGAGGAGGAGACAAGGGGGGAGCAGCATCAGCAGTACCAAAAAG TGAGAGTGAGGCACGAGCAGATCTGACGAGACAAGTCTCCGTGGCCCAATCTATGCAAAACCAAACAGTGATTCCACTAACGGTGCTCACCTCCCACCAATTACCAGGGGCAACCATAATGCCACCGAATATGACCCCA CAACATCATGTTTATCAAATGATGCTCCCGCATGCAAGCCACGGAGAAATGAATAAAGCTAAGACAATGGTAAGTCATTCTGAAGGAGGTCAAGGTCAGCAGCAAGCCAGAAACAAG AGTCCACGAGGTGAAAAGAAGCAAAATGGCACAGACAAGAGCTAA
- the LOC139958858 gene encoding uncharacterized protein isoform X5, protein MKEMVGGCCVCGDERGWTENPLVYCDGHGCNVAVHQACYGIVSVPTGPWYCRKCESQERAARVRCELCPQKEGALKRTDNGGWAHVVCALYIPEVRFGNVTSMEPIQLSIVPHDRYNKVCFLCETKGRESKATTGACMTCNRNGCKQSFHVTCAQSEGLLCEESGHYTDNVKYTGYCTHHYQKLESSYFFRSQRKDRDIKTIPPFRPLGSNYSTPEKDTSVEKISKTDKVRTKAEKRPNMQALTPPVVTPTVEPPRDEASPEDEEKVIPEEEEMEEEEMEDEEEEEEEKEEDKEGSGKDMASNSSSSHSSKFTNANFKETIITAAVGGGNNSGGEGSLLSKLRKTSGKEKRGTKGVPKGTSDSAADSPKSVDSPKSIGDAEVGEMVAPKHAPSPSLEVDSRATPEQQTVERPKRMSSRETSRTSTPTPSSRTPTPSSRTPTPASNMPVVLTANLTVKDLPTASHNSSVSIDVENVTDNERVTTPVGSLGNKDPDVASVNADADTGSKTDATEIIMHPESPDVPMPELKIDKHERRKHKKQGKASRGRRKTRDPDDAPSKKKRRRSSGQGRGYGAMSCAVGHYGVSAQMYGMSPEESAIQDVFNTAGQSGRLSGPPRPSQCRPFSDKKNDNPTTMEALLEKQWDQSADFLMNQASSSSHLDIASLLSCLHQIREENLRLEQHISALLQRRDHLVTVNTRLAHPLTHNAMHNAQLGMAAGGDANARSRSPRYNNVLHSQSNDLSSSHSSLNQSGHSVHSHQSLNQSFNSNYASPPSNHHPQGHTPSPHNLARNHAASPSTSSSSNLYHAHFASSTNQNHSSGAVTTHQNATGPQQGKNTSPSFANSVMQPSGHGPHPGGVKGTDRSSGGGSYRQYVGAAHTGGDLHGVKASHMTSEQHHRLFSQNKQGTGQNSATGQSSLHSHGSGHVGGGRAVQGSSQGRKTPSHGRSTTPRAGGGDKGGAASAVPKSESEARADLTRQVSVAQSMQNQTVIPLTVLTSHQLPGATIMPPNMTPQHHVYQMMLPHASHGEMNKAKTMSPRGEKKQNGTDKS, encoded by the exons ATGAAGGAAATGGTTGGTGGATGTTGCGTTTGTGGTGATGAGCGTGGTTGGACAGAAAATCCACTAGTATATTGCGACGGTCACGGGTGTAATGTTGCAGTACACCAAG CATGTTATGGAATAGTCTCGGTTCCAACTGGACCATGGTACTGTAGGAAGTGTGAATCACAGGAAAGAGCAGCAAGAGTG AGGTGTGAGTTGTGTCCTCAGAAGGAAGGTGCCCTTAAGAGAACAGATAATGGAG gATGGGCTCACGTTGTGTGCGCCCTCTATATCCCAGAAGTTCGTTTTGGAAATGTTACATCCATGGAACCAATCCAACTGTCGATAGTTCCTCATGACAGATATAACAAA GTGTGCTTCCTCTGCGAAACCAAAGGTCGGGAGAGTAAAGCTACTACAGGTGCATGTATGACTTGTAACAGGAATGGCTGCAAGCAATCCTTTCATGTCACATG TGCTCAGTCGGAAGGTTTACTGTGTGAAGAATCTGGACACTACACAGATAATGTGAAATATACAGGATACTGTACTCACCACTACCAAAAACTG GAATCCTCTTATTTCTTTCGCTCCCAGAGGAAAGATCGGGATATCAAGACGATTCCTCCATTCCGTCCCCTCGGTAGTAACTACAGCACGCCGGAAAAGGATACAAGTGTGGAGAAAATATCAAAAACTGATAAAGTGAGAACTAAAGCCGAAAAGCGACCAAACATGCAAGCCTTAACACCACCGGTGGTAACCCCCACGGTGGAACCTCCCCGGGACGAGGCTTCTCCCGAGGATGAGGAGAAAGTCATCCcggaggaggaggagatggaggaggaggagatggaggacgaggaggaggaggaggaggagaaagagGAGGATAAAGAAGGGAGTGGTAAAGATATGGCATCAAACTCATCTTCATCTCATTCAAGTAAATTTACAAATGCCAACTTTAAGGAGACTATCATCACAGCAGCAGTCGGTGGTGGTAATAACTCTGGTGGGGAGGGATCTCTTCTCTCAAAGTTACGGAAAACGTCAGGGAAGGAGAAGAGGGGCACCAAAGGGGTTCCCAAGGGGACCTCGGACAGTGCGGCAGACAGTCCAAAGTCTGTCGATAGTCCTAAGTCTATCGGAGATGCGGAGGTCGGCGAGATGGTCGCACCGAAGCACGCCCCCTCGCCGTCCTTGGAGGTAGACAGTAGGGCCACGCCCGAACAACAGACTGTCGAGAGACCAAAGAGAATGTCTTCTAGGGAAACGTCAAGGACTTCCACCCCTACCCCTTCCTCAAGGACTCCCACCCCTTCATCAAGGACTCCTACCCCGGCATCCAACATGCCGGTGGTACTCACAGCTAATCTAACGGTGAAAGATCTTCCAACGGCCTCGCACAACTCGTCCGTATCGATCGACGTGGAGAACGTCACTGACAACGAGAGGGTCACCACGCCGGTCGGCAGCCTCGGCAACAAGGACCCGGACGTGGCCTCTGTAAACGCGGACGCGGACACCGGAAGCAAGACGGATGCAACGGAGATAATCATGCATCCGGAATCGCCGGACGTACCCATGCCGGAGTTGAAAATCGATAAGCACGAGAGACGGAAGCACAAAAAGCAGGGAAAGGCGTCGAGAGGGAGGAGAAAGACGCGGGATCCGGACGACGCACCGTCCAAGAAGAAGAGGAGGCGATCTAGCGGTCAAGGGCGAGGGTACGGAGCCATGAGCTGCGCCGTCGGTCACTACGGCGTGTCAGCTCAGATGTATGGGATGAGCCCCG AGGAGAGTGCCATACAAGATGTCTTCAACACCGCTGGTCAGAGTGGACGTCTCTCCGGACCTCCAAGACCCAGCCAGTGTCGTCCATTctcagacaaaaaaaatga TAACCCTACCACGATGGAGGCTCTCCTTGAGAAGCAATGGGACCAAAGTGCTGATTTCTTAATGAACCAGGCATCCTCTTCCTCCCACCTCGACA TCGCTTCTCTCCTTTCCTGCCTCCATCAAATCCGAGAGGAGAATCTTCGGTTGGAGCAGCACATCAGTGCCCTCCTACAGAGGAGGGACCACCTGGTTACCGTCAACACCCGTCTGGCGCATCCCCTGACCCATAATGCAATGCATAACGCTCAGCTCGGCATGGCTGCGGGTGGCGATGCCAACGCGAGGAGTCGGAGTCCAAGATACAATAATGTGTTACATTCGCAGAGTAAT GATTTGAGCAGCAGTCACAGCAGCTTAAACCAGTCAGGACACTCTGTTCATTCGCACCAGTCCCTCAACCAGTCTTTCAATTCCAACTACGCCTCTCCCCCCTCGAATCACCACCCACAGGGACATACCCCATCCCCCCACAACCTTGCCAGAAACCATGCTGCAAGTCCATCTacctcatcatcatcaaattTATACCACGCCCACTTTGCCTCCTCGACCAATCAAAATCATTCCTCCGGAGCTGTGACGACTCACCAGAATGCCACGGGACCTCAACAGGGCAAGAATACGTCACCATCCTTTGCCAACTCAGTGATGCAACCATCTGGCCATGGGCCCCATCCTGGCGGAGTGAAGGGGACGGATAGGTCCTCGGGAGGTGGTAGCTATCGGCAGTACGTAGGAGCCGCCCATACGGGTGGTGACTTGCACGGTGTGAAGGCATCGCATATGACGTCTGAACAACATCATCGGTTATTCAGCCAGAACAAACAAGGAACAG GTCAGAACAGTGCAACAGGTCAGTCATCCTTGCATTCTCATGGCAGTGGTCACGTGGGGGGTGGTCGAGCTGTGCAGGGGTCCTCACAGGGTAGGAAAACCCCCTCCCACGGACGTTCAACCACCCCTCGCGCAGGAGGAGGAGACAAGGGGGGAGCAGCATCAGCAGTACCAAAAAG TGAGAGTGAGGCACGAGCAGATCTGACGAGACAAGTCTCCGTGGCCCAATCTATGCAAAACCAAACAGTGATTCCACTAACGGTGCTCACCTCCCACCAATTACCAGGGGCAACCATAATGCCACCGAATATGACCCCA CAACATCATGTTTATCAAATGATGCTCCCGCATGCAAGCCACGGAGAAATGAATAAAGCTAAGACAATG AGTCCACGAGGTGAAAAGAAGCAAAATGGCACAGACAAGAGCTAA